The Labilibaculum sp. sequence AAAATGATTTGCCGGATGGAAATTGGGTAGATATTAATAAGAACACGATTAATAATATTTCAGCAGTATCTTATTTTTTCGCCAATAAATTAAATTCAGAATATGATGTTCCTATTGGTATAATTAACAGTAGTTTAGGTGGCTCTCCGGCACAAGCTTGGTTAAGTGAGGAGGCGCTTAAAGAGTTTCCGTCTTATAGTGCCGAATTGAAGAAGTTTAAAAATAAAGCTGTAATTGATTCAATTGAGCAAAGTGATAATCGTAGAAGTAATAATTGGTATCAAAAATCAACAGTAAATGACGAAGGTCAGAAAGGAAACTGGCGGGCTAAAGATAGTAATACTTCAGATTGGAGTAGTATGACCATTCCTGGTTATTGGGCTGATGGGAAGTTGGGAAATGTGAATGGCGTTGTTTGGTTTCGAAAGGAAATTGAGATTCCTGCTGAATATTGTAACAAAGAGGGCTTACTAAATATGGGGCGAATTATTGATGCTGATTCAGTCTTTGTAAACGGAAAATTTATAGGAACAACCAGCTACCAATACCCACCGCGTCGATATACTATTCCTGCAGGAATATTGGTTGAAGGAAAAAATACGATTTCGATTCGTGTGATCAGTAATGGTGGAAGAGGTGGTTTTGTAGCCGGTAAGCCATATCAAATCGTATTCGATGATTTTCAAATAGATCTTAAAGGAGAATGGAAGTACAAACTGGGAGTGGCAATGGAGCCTTTACAAGGACCAACTTTTATTAGATGGAAATCAGGAGGCTTATACAATGCAATGATTGCTCCATTATTGAACTACAAAATTAAAGGTGCGGTATGGTATCAGGGAGAGTCTAATACTGGTCGCCCCAATGAGTATGAACATCTGTTATCATCTCTTATTAAAAATTGGAGAAAGCAATGGGGGCAAGGTGATTTTCCTTTTTTATGTGTTCAGTTACCTAATTTTATGTCGCCTAAAGATCAGCCGTCAGAAAGTAATTGGGCGATGTTAAGGGAAGCTCAGCTCAAAATATTGTCAATTCCAAATACAGGAATGGCTGTAACCATTGATATTGGAGAGTGGAACGATATTCATCCACTTAATAAGAAGGATGTAGGTGAAAGATTACTTCTTGTGGCAAAAAAGATTGCTTATGGCGACGATCATGTTGTTTATTCAGGTCCAGTGCATCAATCTATGAAGGTTGAAAAAAACAAGGTAATTCTTTCTTTTGAAAATGTAGGAAGCGGGCTTTTGGCGAAAGGAGATGGAGAGCTAAAAGAATTTGCAATAGCAGGGAAGGATAAGAAATTTGTCTGGGCAAAAGCAAAAATTGTTGGCAACAAGATAATTGTGTGGAGTGATCAGGTGAAAAATCCTAAGGCAATCAGATATGCCTGGGCCGACAATCCAAATAAAGCAAATCTGTTTAATCAGGAAGGCTTGCCTGCTTCTCCTTTTAGAACAGATACTTGGTAGTTGATACGTGTTGAGAATTTTAATCACCAAAGCATAACTGATGAAGAAGAATGTATTTTCACTGATGATATTATTTTTGCTCGTAATTACAGCACTTAGAGCACAAGAAAATACCACAGAAACGAATAAAACTTACGAGAACCCAATTTTAAGAGGATTTTACCCCGATCCATCAATTTGTCGGGTAGGTGATGATTACTATTTGGTCAATTCTTCCTTTGAATGGTTTCCCGGAGTACCTATTTTCCATAGTAAAGATTTGGTAAATTGGAAACAAATAGGTCATGTGTTGGACAGACCTGAACAGTTGCAGCTGAATGAAGGATTGAGAGCATCTAGAGGTATTTTTGCTCCTACGCTGCGTTATCACGATGGTTTATTTTATATGATAACGACTTGTGTAGGTTGCAAAGGTAATTTTTACGTTACGGCAAAAGATCCTGCAGGGCCGTGGAGTGATCCTGTTTGGTTAAATACACCAGGAATAGATCCTACTCTTTTTTGGGATGATGATGGAACTTGTTGGTATGTTGGAGCTCATAATATTTCAGGGAAACGTGAATGGGAAGGTCAGAATGGAGTTTTTATTCAACAACTTGATTTGGAGACAAAACAACTTTTGGGTGAGCCGGTTCAGGCCACTTTTGGTCATGCCACAAATGCAGTTTGGGGCGAAGGGCCACACCTTTATAAAGTAAATGGCCGGTACTTGCTGATGATCGCCGAAGGGGGAACAAGTTTCAATCATGCCATAACGGTTTTTGAAAGTGACAAAGTTAATGGC is a genomic window containing:
- a CDS encoding sialate O-acetylesterase, whose amino-acid sequence is MYFNRKALSFILLGSLFLMPFMVSAQLRLPKLISNGLVLQRDVDVKIWGWSAKNEKVSVNYRDSLYKTIADDKGEWFVMLPAQKAGGPYAMNICASDTIHLKNILVGDVWVCSGQSNMELPMRRVSPLYKEEIAKADNRNIRYFEVPKKYNFNTVKNDLPDGNWVDINKNTINNISAVSYFFANKLNSEYDVPIGIINSSLGGSPAQAWLSEEALKEFPSYSAELKKFKNKAVIDSIEQSDNRRSNNWYQKSTVNDEGQKGNWRAKDSNTSDWSSMTIPGYWADGKLGNVNGVVWFRKEIEIPAEYCNKEGLLNMGRIIDADSVFVNGKFIGTTSYQYPPRRYTIPAGILVEGKNTISIRVISNGGRGGFVAGKPYQIVFDDFQIDLKGEWKYKLGVAMEPLQGPTFIRWKSGGLYNAMIAPLLNYKIKGAVWYQGESNTGRPNEYEHLLSSLIKNWRKQWGQGDFPFLCVQLPNFMSPKDQPSESNWAMLREAQLKILSIPNTGMAVTIDIGEWNDIHPLNKKDVGERLLLVAKKIAYGDDHVVYSGPVHQSMKVEKNKVILSFENVGSGLLAKGDGELKEFAIAGKDKKFVWAKAKIVGNKIIVWSDQVKNPKAIRYAWADNPNKANLFNQEGLPASPFRTDTW